From one Lotus japonicus ecotype B-129 chromosome 3, LjGifu_v1.2 genomic stretch:
- the LOC130746408 gene encoding phosphoinositide phosphatase SAC2-like, with protein sequence MEIAKEKLLQTSGAVVAAADGGADPKSCYMQKFRLYETRSNFYMIGRDKSRTFWRVLKINRLEPSELNITEDSTVYSEVECCDLLRRIHEGNKPTGGLKFVTNCYGIIGFIKFLEPYYMLLITKRRKIGKICGHTIYAISKSEMVPIPHATVLSKMAHSKNENRYKKLLCSVDLTKDFFYSYSYNIMLSLQKNLAGHNIGQSLHETLFVWNEFLTRGIRNNIQNTSWIVPLVYGFFKQVKLSISGIEFDFILIARRSRHYAGTRYLKRGVNEKGRVANDVETEQIVFADAHDGSPMQISSVVQIRGSIPLFWSQEASPLNIKPDIILSRKDSSFEATRLHFENLVKRYGSPIIILNLIKTREKKPRETILRAEFANAVRSINKSLKGENRLRFLHWDLHRHSRNKSTNVLGQLGKVAAYALKLTGIFYCPVTPSLKQDGLFQYSYSENNKVIDHSVTEQARTDKDNIDEQTETGNYHYSGSENKDYSVKPQMLQAGVLRTNCIDCLDRTNVAQYAYGLAALGRQLQALGFVESPYIDLDNPLARELMTVYESMGDKLAFQYGGSAAHNKIFSERRGQWKAAAQSQELIRTLQRYYNNTYLDGDKQKAINMFLGHFQPQQGKPALWELDSDQHYSAGSHSSYLSEDNVRPTIKRSLSDGNFLDESDTTIRNLNVADYQNSSENPDKCGLLESNSDTFTGGSSISHCRQIYGGMAMNQDGEIDHICNDEHGDACDCSNFLDVDWLSSSGNSCEEELLERSHANTGRNSLTLEEIIKIEGKQFNQSLASTPRSASISSDNIESELVTEASASGSLSSVKGKQQSGTELNNKDVKYPESFERWVTHGELLFV encoded by the exons ATGGAGATAGCAAAGGAAAAGCTGCTGCAGACCAGTGgtgctgttgttgctgctgcAGATGGAGGAGCTGACCCCAAGTCCTGCTACATGCAGAAGTTCAGGCTCTATGAGACTCGCTCG AACTTCTATATGATTGGAAGAGACAAAAGCAGAACATTTTGGAGGGTCTTGAAGATTAACAGATTGGAGCCATCTGAATTAAACATCACTGAAGATTCAACTGTGTACTCAGAAGTTGAGTGTTGTGACCTTCTGAGGCGGatacatgaaggaaacaagccAACAGGGGGGCTTAAATTTGTAACAAATTGCTATGGAATCATTG GGTTTATCAAATTTCTTGAGCCATACTACATGCTGCTCATAACAAAACGAAGGAAGATTGGCAAAATATGTGGGCATACAATATATGCTATCTCGAAAAGCGAAATGGTTCCCATTCCACATGCAACTGTGCTATCCAAAATGGCACATTCTAAGAATGAGAACAG ATACAAGAAGCTTCTATGCAGTGTGGATCTTACAAAGGACTTCTTTTACAGCTACTCATACAATATCATGCTTAGTCTTCAAAAGAACTTAGCTGGTCATAATATTGGACAATCACTTCATGAAACATTGTTTGTTTGGAACGAGTTCTTAACTCGTGGAAtcaggaataatatccagaataCTTCATGGATAGTTCCCTTAGTATATGGCTTTTTTAAACAG GTCAAGCTTTCTATATCTGGCATCGAGTTCGACTTCATCCTCATTGCTAGGCGCTCAAGGCATTATGCTGGGACCAG ATATTTGAAACGGGGTGTCAATGAAAAGGGTAGAGTAGCTAATGATGTTGAGACAGAGCAGATAGTCTTTGCAGATGCTCATGATGGATCCCCAATGCAAATAAGCTCTGTGGTACAGATCCGGGGTTCAATCCCTCTGTTCTGGTCTCAGGAAGCCTCTCCATTGAATATAAAACCTGACATTATAT TATCAAGGAAGGACTCTAGTTTTGAAGCCACAAGACTTCATTTTGAAAACCTTGTCAAGAGATATGGAAGTCCAATTATTATATTGAACTTGATTAAG ACGCGTGAGAAGAAGCCTCGAGAAACTATTCTGCGAGCTGAGTTTGCTAATGCTGTGAGGTCTATTAATAAAAGTTTGAAGGGGGAAAATCGCTTGAGGTTCCTTCATTGGGATCTGCATCGGCACTCAAGAAA CAAATCTACCAATGTGTTGGGACAACTGGGAAAAGTGGCTGCATATGCATTGAAGCTAACTGGCATCTTCTACTGTCCAGTGACACCGAGTTTGAAGCAGGATGGATTATTCCAATATTCTTACTCTGA GAATAACAAAGTCATTGATCACTCTGTCACAGAACAAGCTAGGACTGACAAGGATAATATTGATGAGCAGACAGAAACTGGCAATTATCACTATAGTGGCAGTGAGAACAAAGATTACAGCGTCAAACCCCAGATGCTTCAAGCAGGGGTCTTGAGGACTAATTGCATAGATTGTTTAGATCGTACCAATGTTGCACAATATGCTTATGGACTAGCTGCTCTTGGACGTCAGCTACAAGCTCTAGGATTTGTCGAATCTCCTTATATTGATCTCGATAATCCTCTGGCAAGGGAGCTAATGACAGTATATGAGTCCATGGGCGACAAATTAGCCTTTCAATATGGTGGCTCTGCAGCACACAATAAG ATATTTTCTGAAAGAAGAGGTCAGTGGAAGGCAGCAGCACAATCCCAGGAACTTATTCGAACCCTCCAGCGTTATTACAACAACACATATTTGGATGGTGATAAACAAAAAGCAATTAATAT GTTCTTGGGGCATTTTCAGCCACAGCAGGGAAAACCGGCACTGTGGGAGCTAGACTCAGATCAGCATTACTCTGCTGGGAGTCATAGCTCATATTTATCTGAGGACAATGTCAG ACCAACTATTAAAAGATCGCTTTCAGATGGAAACTTTCTCGATGAAAGTGACACTACAATTAGGAACCTGAATGTTGCAGATTATCAGAACTCATCTGAAAACCCTGATAAGTGCGGTCTTTTGGAGTCTAATTCAGACACCTTTACTGGTGGAAGTTCTATTTCTCATTGCAG GCAAATATATGGAGGAATGGCCATGAACCAAGATGGTGAAATTGATCACATTTGTAATGATGAACATGGAGATGCATGTGACTGCTCCAATTTCCTTGATGTGGACTGGCTTTCATCTTCTGGAAATTCTTGCGAAGAGGAATTACTAGAAAG ATCTCATGCAAATACGGGAAGAAATAGTTTGACTTTGGAAGAGATAATAAAGATAGAGGGAAAGCAATTTAACCAGAGCTTAGCAAGCACGCCTAG GTCAGCCAGCATCTCCTCAGATAATATTGAGAGTGAACTAGTTACTGAGGCATCTGCAAGTGGATCTTTATCTAGCGTGAAG GGGAAGCAGCAAAGTGGAACAGAACTGAACAACAAAGATGTCAAGTACCCTGAAAGCTTTGAACGTTGGGTAACTCATGGAGAGTTACTCTTTGTTTGA
- the LOC130746409 gene encoding 40S ribosomal protein SA isoform X2, protein MATTTNAAPAPPRQLSQKESDIQLMLAADVHLGTKNCDFQMERYIFKRRNDGIYIINLGKTWEKLHLAARVIVAIENPQDIIVQSARPYGQRAVLKFAQYTGAHAIAGRHTPGTFTNQLQTSFSEPRLLILTDPRTDHQPIKEAALGNIPTIAFCDTDSPMGHVDIGIPANNKGKHSIGCLFWLLARMVLQMRGTIRPGLKWDVMVDLFFYREPEEAKTQEEDEAPVPDYALPEYNAGAIAADGQWPAAIDQPWAESAAPIAAAPGWAAAPEAGAGDWGEAVAPPPPQQIPTPVDVPATGWD, encoded by the exons ATGGCGACCACCACCAACGCCGCCCCAGCGCCGCCGCGCCAGCTCTCACAGAAGGAATCCGACATCCAGTTGATGTTGGCAGCCGACGTCCATCTCGGCACCAAGAACTGCGATTTCCAGATGGAGCGCTACATCTTCAAGCGCCGCAACGATg GTATTTACATTATAAATCTTGGGAAGACATGGGAGAAGCTTCATCTCGCTGCTAGGGTCATCGTTGCCATTGAGAATCCCCAGGACATCATTGTTCAGTCTGCTAGGCCTTATGGGCAGAGAGCAGTTCTCAAATTCGCTCAGTACACTGGTGCTCACGCCATTGCTGGAAGGCATACCCCCGGTACCTTCACCAATCAGCTTCAGACTTCCTTCAGCGAGCCTCGCCTTCTCATTCTCACCGATCCAAGAACAGATCACCAG CCCATTAaggaagctgctcttggaaacaTTCCAACAATTGCTTTCTGTGATACTGATTCCCCAATGGGACATGTTGACATTGGAATTCCTGCTAACAACAAGGGGAAACACAGCATAGGTTGTCTCTTTTGGCTTTTGGCTAGGATGGTGTTGCAGATGCGTGGTACTATTCGCCCTGGTCTTAAGTGGGATGTCATG GTGGATTTGTTCTTCTATAGAGAACCTGAGGAGGCCAAGACGCAAGAGGAGGATGAAGCTCCTGTACCCGACTATGCCCTTCCAGAGTACAATGCCGGTGCTATTGCTGCTGATGGCCAGTGGCCAGCCGCAATTGATCAACCGTGGGCCGAAAGCGCTGCACCTATTGCCGCAGCTCCTGGTTGGGCAGCAGCTCCCGAAGCTG GAGCCGGAGACTGGGGTGAAGCTGTtgctcctccaccaccacaacaaATTCCTACTCCAGTTGATGTGCCAGCAACCGGCTGGgattaa
- the LOC130746409 gene encoding 40S ribosomal protein SA isoform X1 translates to MATTTNAAPAPPRQLSQKESDIQLMLAADVHLGTKNCDFQMERYIFKRRNDGIYIINLGKTWEKLHLAARVIVAIENPQDIIVQSARPYGQRAVLKFAQYTGAHAIAGRHTPGTFTNQLQTSFSEPRLLILTDPRTDHQPIKEAALGNIPTIAFCDTDSPMGHVDIGIPANNKGKHSIGCLFWLLARMVLQMRGTIRPGLKWDVMVDLFFYREPEEAKTQEEDEAPVPDYALPEYNAGAIAADGQWPAAIDQPWAESAAPIAAAPGWAAAPEAVAGAGDWGEAVAPPPPQQIPTPVDVPATGWD, encoded by the exons ATGGCGACCACCACCAACGCCGCCCCAGCGCCGCCGCGCCAGCTCTCACAGAAGGAATCCGACATCCAGTTGATGTTGGCAGCCGACGTCCATCTCGGCACCAAGAACTGCGATTTCCAGATGGAGCGCTACATCTTCAAGCGCCGCAACGATg GTATTTACATTATAAATCTTGGGAAGACATGGGAGAAGCTTCATCTCGCTGCTAGGGTCATCGTTGCCATTGAGAATCCCCAGGACATCATTGTTCAGTCTGCTAGGCCTTATGGGCAGAGAGCAGTTCTCAAATTCGCTCAGTACACTGGTGCTCACGCCATTGCTGGAAGGCATACCCCCGGTACCTTCACCAATCAGCTTCAGACTTCCTTCAGCGAGCCTCGCCTTCTCATTCTCACCGATCCAAGAACAGATCACCAG CCCATTAaggaagctgctcttggaaacaTTCCAACAATTGCTTTCTGTGATACTGATTCCCCAATGGGACATGTTGACATTGGAATTCCTGCTAACAACAAGGGGAAACACAGCATAGGTTGTCTCTTTTGGCTTTTGGCTAGGATGGTGTTGCAGATGCGTGGTACTATTCGCCCTGGTCTTAAGTGGGATGTCATG GTGGATTTGTTCTTCTATAGAGAACCTGAGGAGGCCAAGACGCAAGAGGAGGATGAAGCTCCTGTACCCGACTATGCCCTTCCAGAGTACAATGCCGGTGCTATTGCTGCTGATGGCCAGTGGCCAGCCGCAATTGATCAACCGTGGGCCGAAAGCGCTGCACCTATTGCCGCAGCTCCTGGTTGGGCAGCAGCTCCCGAAGCTG TTGCAGGAGCCGGAGACTGGGGTGAAGCTGTtgctcctccaccaccacaacaaATTCCTACTCCAGTTGATGTGCCAGCAACCGGCTGGgattaa